In Flavobacteriaceae bacterium, the following proteins share a genomic window:
- a CDS encoding type II and III secretion system protein, with protein sequence MIYKILIISVCFLMFNISFSQSPANIKTFTEKIDELAKTKKGLEDNVRIDLTGLTLYDFINALADEHQLNVSVDIKLNQLVTSNFYDVNIKDVFLFLIQKHQLEVDVVNNILVFNKKQEIPIVKKPEPLKQIDVNYNDQNKFLSVKLKNDSLPRVAQAITDISKKNVVLSPSIKGEKISAYILNRPFDQVMEMIAKSNNLILTKDENDNYYLDKAILEENPKPSPKPNTNRRNRTQTRNTNNPVENAGFQIKINPQGYINVKAFEADASQMIIEAADKLNINFIMYDTPEGVSTTLNANEISFDELLNHLFEGENYTYKIIDNSYLIGEHTTEGLRETELVQLENRTIETVLGTLPAKLIENLEIKEFIELNGFVVSGSRTRIQEFKDYIYEIDIVVPVIQIEVIIVQYQKSYQIQTGIRAGIDDQQRTTSGVLFPTSDVNLNSTSVNSLIDAFNGLGIFKIGKVTEQFYLNLQAMENNSLIKLSSTPKLVTLNGHEATSSIGETSYYFEQNNRLINSGVNNNILQSGVWRPTEANLSLNIKPLVSKGDNVTLTIYVERSSFLGRVAETAPPGKATQKFETVISVKNNEMILLGGLDELENENTGTGTPFLSRVPVLKWLFSSRSKRKEKSKLHIFIKPTVIY encoded by the coding sequence ATGATATATAAGATTCTAATAATATCAGTATGCTTTTTAATGTTTAATATAAGCTTTTCACAATCTCCTGCTAATATTAAAACATTTACAGAAAAAATAGATGAGCTTGCAAAAACTAAAAAAGGATTAGAAGATAATGTTAGAATTGATTTAACAGGACTAACACTTTATGATTTTATTAATGCATTAGCAGATGAACATCAATTAAATGTGAGTGTAGATATTAAATTAAATCAACTAGTTACAAGTAATTTTTATGATGTTAATATTAAAGATGTATTTCTGTTTTTAATCCAAAAACATCAGTTAGAAGTAGATGTGGTAAACAATATTTTAGTATTCAATAAAAAACAAGAAATACCAATTGTAAAAAAACCAGAACCATTAAAACAAATTGATGTTAACTATAATGATCAAAATAAATTTTTATCTGTTAAACTAAAAAATGACTCTTTGCCAAGAGTTGCACAAGCTATTACTGATATATCTAAAAAGAATGTCGTATTGTCCCCGAGTATAAAAGGAGAAAAAATATCTGCATATATACTTAATAGGCCATTTGATCAAGTAATGGAAATGATCGCTAAATCTAATAATTTAATATTAACTAAAGATGAGAATGATAATTATTATTTAGACAAAGCTATTCTTGAGGAAAACCCAAAACCTTCACCTAAACCGAATACTAATAGAAGAAATCGTACTCAAACTAGAAATACAAATAATCCGGTCGAAAATGCTGGATTTCAAATTAAAATTAATCCTCAGGGATACATAAATGTAAAAGCTTTTGAAGCAGATGCTTCTCAAATGATTATTGAGGCTGCAGATAAATTAAATATTAATTTCATTATGTATGACACTCCAGAAGGTGTAAGTACAACATTAAATGCTAATGAAATAAGTTTTGATGAGCTTTTAAATCATCTTTTTGAAGGAGAAAATTACACATATAAAATAATAGATAACTCATACTTAATTGGAGAACATACTACTGAAGGGTTGAGAGAAACAGAGTTAGTACAATTAGAAAATAGAACAATAGAAACAGTATTGGGTACACTCCCAGCCAAATTAATAGAAAACCTTGAGATTAAAGAATTTATTGAACTTAATGGTTTTGTAGTTTCTGGTTCAAGAACTCGTATTCAGGAATTTAAAGATTATATCTATGAAATTGATATTGTAGTACCGGTAATTCAAATAGAAGTGATTATTGTTCAATATCAAAAATCATATCAAATTCAAACAGGAATCCGAGCTGGAATAGATGATCAACAAAGAACAACTTCTGGTGTTCTTTTCCCTACATCAGATGTAAATCTCAACTCTACTTCTGTAAATAGTTTAATTGATGCTTTTAATGGACTGGGGATATTTAAAATTGGGAAAGTTACAGAACAGTTTTATTTGAACTTACAGGCAATGGAAAATAATTCGCTCATTAAATTATCATCAACCCCTAAGTTAGTTACATTAAATGGTCATGAAGCTACTTCATCAATAGGAGAAACTAGTTATTATTTTGAACAGAATAATAGATTAATTAATTCTGGTGTAAATAATAATATTTTACAATCTGGAGTTTGGAGGCCAACAGAAGCAAACTTGAGTTTAAATATTAAACCTCTTGTTTCTAAAGGTGATAATGTAACACTTACAATTTATGTTGAAAGAAGTTCATTTTTAGGAAGAGTGGCAGAAACTGCGCCCCCAGGAAAAGCAACTCAAAAGTTTGAAACTGTCATCAGTGTCAAAAACAATGAAATGATTTTGTTGGGTGGTTTAGATGAGTTAGAAAATGAGAATACGGGAACAGGGACCCCTTTTTTATCTAGAGTACCAGTTCTCAAATGGCTTTTTAGTAGTCGCTCAAAAAGAAAAGAAAAATCAAAGCTTCACATTTTTATAAAACCTACAGTAATTTATTAA
- a CDS encoding type II secretion system F family protein, translating to MKIDTGIYNAQIKKRGSLKLNVDVSASILNRFSDKQKEDFYREFSTLIKSGVDFNQALTILTDQQKSKFIKSIYKIINDNVVKGKALHETLKNHKYFSPYEYYSIKIGEDTRRLPDILDQLQKFFTRKIKMKRQVISVLAYPVFVLLITFVVLYFMLNYVVPMFSSVFLQFGKDLPEITQFVVNVSNNFNAIALIVLGITISIFVIHKLLKQNSRYRSLTSTILLKTPYFGKLIKKIYLARFCQSFSLLLSAKTPLITSLELVEKMISFYPLKTAISTTKKDVLKGETLADSLKKHSFFTPKIISLTTIGEQINELDMMYDGLANQYNEEIDHSTKMIGTILEPIMIVLIGGIVGFIMIAMYSPIFNLSKILEN from the coding sequence ATGAAGATTGATACTGGGATATATAATGCACAAATAAAGAAAAGAGGATCTTTAAAACTAAACGTTGATGTTTCAGCGTCAATTTTAAATAGATTTTCAGATAAGCAGAAAGAAGATTTTTATAGAGAGTTTTCTACACTCATAAAATCTGGAGTAGATTTTAATCAAGCTTTAACCATTTTAACAGATCAACAAAAATCTAAATTCATTAAATCTATATATAAAATTATTAACGACAATGTCGTTAAAGGAAAAGCACTTCACGAAACCTTGAAAAATCATAAGTATTTCTCTCCTTATGAATATTATAGTATAAAAATTGGAGAAGATACAAGGCGATTACCAGATATTCTTGATCAATTACAAAAGTTTTTTACAAGAAAAATTAAAATGAAACGACAAGTTATTTCTGTATTAGCTTATCCTGTATTTGTGTTACTTATCACTTTTGTCGTGTTATATTTTATGCTAAACTATGTTGTTCCGATGTTTTCATCTGTATTTCTACAATTTGGTAAAGATCTTCCAGAAATTACTCAGTTTGTAGTAAATGTTTCTAATAATTTTAATGCGATAGCTTTAATTGTCCTTGGAATTACTATATCAATATTTGTAATACACAAATTGCTTAAACAAAACTCTAGATATAGAAGCTTAACATCTACAATACTATTAAAGACGCCCTATTTTGGCAAACTGATTAAGAAGATTTATTTAGCTAGATTTTGTCAATCTTTTAGCCTTTTATTATCTGCGAAAACCCCTTTAATTACATCTTTAGAATTGGTTGAAAAAATGATTTCATTTTACCCATTAAAAACAGCTATTTCTACAACAAAAAAAGATGTCTTAAAAGGGGAAACATTAGCAGATAGCTTAAAAAAACACTCTTTTTTTACTCCTAAAATTATTTCATTAACTACAATAGGTGAACAAATTAATGAACTAGATATGATGTATGATGGCCTTGCAAATCAATACAATGAAGAAATAGATCATTCTACTAAAATGATAGGAACGATTTTAGAGCCAATAATGATTGTTTTAATTGGAGGAATTGTCGGTTTTATTATGATTGCAATGTATTCTCCAATTTTTAATCTAAGTAAAATACTTGAGAATTAA
- a CDS encoding type II secretion system protein, with protein MYKEQLKQNKKKYYLKAYSLSEILIVLCIIGILIYLVVPNQTSIVTSAKSIEAQNMLSMIHGLEKSHFYRHSKYTNNFEDLGFEHAPTIDKGGQAVYKIEIIEASLNTFKATATSIQDFDGDGVYNTWQIDQDRILKEIIKD; from the coding sequence ATGTATAAAGAACAATTAAAACAGAACAAAAAGAAATATTATTTAAAAGCATATTCTTTATCAGAAATACTAATTGTATTATGTATAATAGGTATTCTTATTTATCTAGTAGTACCTAATCAAACATCAATCGTAACAAGTGCTAAATCTATCGAAGCTCAAAATATGTTGAGTATGATACATGGCTTAGAGAAGAGTCATTTTTATCGTCATTCAAAATATACAAACAATTTTGAGGACCTAGGCTTTGAGCATGCTCCAACAATTGATAAAGGTGGTCAAGCAGTATATAAAATTGAAATTATAGAAGCTTCACTAAATACATTTAAAGCTACAGCTACATCAATTCAAGATTTTGATGGAGATGGTGTTTATAATACTTGGCAAATAGATCAAGATCGCATATTAAAAGAAATTATAAAAGATTGA
- a CDS encoding type II/IV secretion system protein, translated as MRLNNLNHINLSIDLQQSISSDIANHFLIIPKEITDDMSAFFLDQEKDLEKMVIQEELKLIFNKAINLEIVDSSIIKKTLSIYYRKNETKPKLVTYGNDFLEDLIFEAKDIKASDIHIEIYEDDVRVRLRIDGQLIEKNHIKKDNYLELINQIKIKSNLDITEKRLPQDGRIEYDDFDIRVSILPTHHGEKVVMRLLGRDASHLDINQLGFEEKDVSLYLEAIKKTNGIVLISGPTGSGKTTTLYATLKYLNNIKRNIVTVEDPIEYTLKGINQVQLKENIGLTFTSALRSFLRQDPDIIMLGEIRDAKTAQMAIRASLTGHLVLSTIHTNSAIGTISRLIDMDVPSFLIAETINISVAQRLVRVLCEICKKEEKFNSNDLPKSFNKEIAINTHYVANGCDRCYYTGYRGRKAIYEILPITNEVINAIKNNSLEKLDVIKSKTLADKAFNLFLKGSTSLDEIYSILINS; from the coding sequence ATGAGACTAAATAATCTAAATCATATAAATTTAAGTATTGATTTACAACAATCTATTAGTTCAGATATCGCTAATCATTTTTTAATTATACCTAAAGAAATCACAGATGATATGAGTGCTTTTTTTCTTGATCAAGAAAAAGATTTAGAAAAAATGGTAATTCAAGAAGAGTTAAAGCTCATTTTTAATAAAGCTATAAACCTCGAAATTGTAGATTCTTCAATTATAAAAAAAACATTATCAATCTACTATCGAAAAAATGAGACAAAACCTAAGTTAGTTACTTATGGAAACGATTTTTTAGAAGACTTAATATTCGAAGCTAAAGATATTAAAGCGAGTGATATACATATCGAAATATATGAGGATGATGTAAGAGTGAGATTAAGAATTGATGGTCAACTTATAGAAAAAAATCACATTAAGAAAGACAATTATTTAGAGTTAATCAATCAAATTAAAATTAAATCAAATTTAGATATCACAGAAAAAAGACTCCCTCAAGACGGAAGAATAGAATATGATGATTTTGATATAAGAGTTTCTATTTTGCCAACACATCATGGCGAAAAAGTAGTGATGAGGTTATTAGGAAGAGATGCTTCCCATTTAGATATTAACCAACTGGGTTTTGAAGAAAAAGATGTATCACTATATCTAGAAGCAATAAAAAAAACAAATGGTATTGTTCTAATAAGTGGGCCTACCGGCTCAGGGAAAACAACAACTTTATATGCAACTCTAAAATACTTAAATAATATTAAGAGAAATATTGTAACGGTTGAAGATCCAATTGAATATACTTTAAAAGGGATTAACCAAGTGCAATTAAAGGAAAACATTGGACTGACATTTACATCTGCATTACGTTCTTTTTTAAGACAAGATCCAGATATTATTATGCTAGGTGAAATACGAGATGCAAAAACTGCACAAATGGCTATTAGGGCTTCTTTAACAGGGCATTTGGTGTTGTCTACCATACACACTAATTCTGCAATAGGCACTATTTCTAGATTAATTGATATGGATGTACCATCTTTTTTAATTGCAGAAACAATAAATATATCTGTTGCACAGCGATTGGTAAGAGTATTATGTGAGATATGTAAAAAAGAAGAAAAATTTAATAGTAATGATTTACCTAAATCTTTTAATAAAGAAATCGCTATAAATACGCATTATGTTGCTAATGGGTGTGATCGTTGTTATTATACGGGGTATAGAGGGAGGAAAGCTATTTATGAAATACTACCAATTACCAATGAAGTGATTAATGCTATAAAAAATAACTCATTAGAGAAATTAGATGTTATTAAAAGTAAAACACTTGCGGATAAAGCATTCAATTTATTTTTAAAAGGCTCAACTTCTTTAGATGAAATTTACTCAATACTTATTAATTCGTAA
- a CDS encoding OmpH family outer membrane protein, with amino-acid sequence MTKFNKLTLINSLLLIITICISLFIYFQYKNQQDLVYIDNIKLFNAFNMTKEIRSIEEAKINVAGKQIDSLYNRLQTLTDKDSSFKSLQQEITYKSKAFQELRDNYTQNLSQDVWNRLNIYIKEYAEKNNLEIILGTSGDGNVMYAQEGINITNNILEFSNQKYEGNF; translated from the coding sequence ATGACTAAATTTAACAAACTTACCTTAATAAATTCTTTGTTATTAATTATAACAATATGTATATCTCTATTTATTTATTTTCAGTATAAAAATCAACAAGACTTAGTTTATATAGATAATATTAAATTATTTAATGCATTTAATATGACTAAAGAAATCAGAAGTATTGAAGAAGCAAAAATAAATGTAGCAGGAAAACAAATAGATAGTCTATATAATAGGCTTCAAACTCTTACAGATAAAGATTCTTCTTTTAAAAGCTTACAACAAGAAATAACTTATAAAAGTAAAGCTTTTCAAGAGCTTCGAGACAATTATACCCAAAATTTAAGCCAAGATGTATGGAACAGGCTTAATATATATATTAAAGAATATGCTGAGAAAAATAACTTAGAAATTATTTTGGGAACTAGTGGTGATGGTAATGTTATGTATGCTCAAGAAGGAATAAATATAACTAATAACATCTTAGAATTTTCTAATCAAAAGTACGAAGGTAATTTTTAA